The Kluyveromyces lactis strain NRRL Y-1140 chromosome B complete sequence genome contains a region encoding:
- the SPR3 gene encoding septin SPR3 (similar to uniprot|P41901 Saccharomyces cerevisiae YGR059W SPR3 a sporulation-specific homologue of the yeast CDC3/10/11/12 family of bud neck microfilament genes regulated by ABFI septin protein involved in sporulation) has product MNSTKNGWGSSMDHYIEATGVEYDSISYGPAKYGSNADNLEVINEQPEEECTEVKPQSQEKKEVLDSVRRLFEADSTESNSALKSLDVDINVQGDFYTLNSVMNSSTANTTQENCSKFITPSVIDEHYHIGIDSIPLQKETFIEKNGVQFTMMVVGQSGLGKTTFINTLFGTSLLPTVWESDMTERGVTKTTKIVRHESELVENGFTLRYTVIDTPGFGDLANNNFSWSPIVNYIDEQYRSYIFQEEQPLRASLKDNRIHCCLYFINLTRNGLSALDIAAMEEISKRVNLIPVIAKIDGLTSADLEMYKRKIRETLQKQEIKVCSFLDQNHPNCQTIFDTYPFGIVCSDEMVTNNEGKLVRGRKYKWGNVEVENPLHSEFTALRTVLMSKNLVDFAVGCENYYEKCRSHILLSRIQQAKTNCPDHLDLTNLDLDNPDQNGLENYKFYEAFNKKFMDDLIIEWSPEFIHKQWEAKKRLSEIVSMEEKRFKDWKQDLLNKQNLFNHEIEDLHTIVQQIRSECNELETRVNKQRPRRFSKLGLSSHSELAR; this is encoded by the coding sequence ATGAATTCAACTAAGAATGGCTGGGGTTCATCAATGGATCATTATATTGAAGCAACTGGTGTTGAATATGATTCCATTTCCTATGGACCAGCAAAATATGGTTCGAATGCAGATAACCTGGAAGTCATTAACGAGCAacctgaagaagaatgtACTGAAGTGAAACCGCAGtctcaagaaaaaaaagaggtGCTCGATTCGGTTAGACGATTGTTCGAAGCTGATTCCACAGAATCTAACAGCGCTTTGAAGAGTCTAGATGTGGATATAAACGTTCAAGGTGACTTCTATACGCTAAATTCGGTCATGAATTCTTCTACAGCCAATACAACTCAAGAGAACTGCTCGAAGTTTATCACTCCGTCTGTTATTGATGAACACTATCACATTGGTATCGATTCTATTCCTCTACAAAAGGAAactttcattgaaaaaaacGGTGTTCAATTCACCATGATGGTAGTAGGGCAATCTGGATTAGGTAAGACAACTTTCATCAATACCTTGTTCGGAACTTCACTTCTACCTACTGTATGGGAATCTGATATGACAGAAAGAGGAGTCACAAAGACAACGAAAATCGTTCGCCATGAGAGTGAGTTAGTTGAAAATGGGTTTACCTTGAGATATACTGTCATTGACACACCTGGATTTGGCGACCTTGCAAACAATAATTTTTCTTGGTCACCAATTGTAAATTACATTGATGAGCAATATAGATCTtatatctttcaagaagagCAGCCATTGAGAGCTTCCCTTAAGGATAACCGTATTCACTGTTGCTTATATTTCATAAACTTGACCAGAAATGGCTTGAGTGCATTAGACATTGCGgcaatggaagaaatttctAAAAGGGTTAATTTGATCCCTGTTATCGCCAAAATTGATGGGTTAACCTCGGCTGACTTAGAAATGTATAAGAGGAAAATCAGAGAAACTCTTCAAAAGCAAGAGATAaaagtttgttctttcttggaTCAAAACCATCCCAACTGCCAAACAATATTCGATACGTATCCGTTCGGTATCGTTTGTTCCGATGAAATGGTAACAAATAACGAAGGGAAATTGGTACGTGGTAGAAAATACAAATGGGGAAATGTGGAAGTTGAGAATCCGCTACATTCCGAATTTACTGCTTTAAGAACAGTGTTAATGTCTAAAAATCTTGTTGATTTCGCTGTAGGATGTGAAAATTACTACGAAAAATGTCGTTCTCATATCTTATTATCAAGAATTCAACAGGCTAAGACCAACTGTCCAGatcatttggatttgaCTAACTTAGATCTTGATAATCCCGATCAGAATGGATTAGAAAACTATAAATTCTATGAAGCcttcaacaagaaatttatggatgatttgattatcGAATGGTCCCCTGAGTTTATCCATAAGCAATGGGAAGCAAAGAAACGGCTTAGCGAGATTGTGtcaatggaagaaaaaagattcaagGATTGGAAACAGGATTTGCTAAACAAGCAAAATTTATTCAACCACGAGATCGAGGATCTTCATACAATAGTCCAACAGATTCGTTCCGAATGCAATGAATTGGAGACAAGGGTGAATAAACAGAGGCCCAGGAGATTTTCTAAACTTGGATTATCTTCACATTCTGAATTAGCTAGATGA